AGCCATATCGAGACGTTTCAGGGAAAGGAGCGCCAGATCACGGTCAAGACGGTGGGATATACCGGCTGGAAGATCATCGGGGTATCTCCTACGGCGGACATCACCTCCCAGTATATGCAAAACAGCCAGTTCATCTGGATCGTAGCGCTGATCGGTGTCATCATCCTCGTCTTCGTAAATATGGTCATATCTTCCAGGGTGGCGAATCCGATAAAGCAGCTGGAACGCTCGGTCCGTAAGCTGGAGCGGAACAATCTGAACGCGAAGGTGAAGATCGGGGGAACATATGAGATCAGACATCTCGGCAAGACGCTGCAGTCCATGGCGGACAATATGAAAAAGCTGATGGATGATATTGTAAAGGGACAGGAAGATAAGCGGAAAAGCGAGATGTCCGCTCTTCAGTCCCAGATCAATCCTCATTTTTTGTACAATACGCTTGATTCCATTATATGGATGATCGAAAATGAGAGATATGAAGGCGCGATCGATATGGTAACAGCTCTTGCAAGGCTGTTCCGCATCAGTCTGAGCAAGGGGAAGAATATCATAACTGTCGAGCAGGAGCTGCAGCATGCGGAGAATTACCTTATCATACAGAAAGTGCGCTATAAGAACAAGTTTGATTATGATATAAGTATGGAGAAAAACTGCGCGCAATGTGCTACAATAAAACTGATCATTCAGCCGCTGATCGAAAATTCTATTTATCACGGTATGGAATATATGGACGGAGACGGAAGAATATATATCCGGGCTTACCGGAAAGAGGACACCTTATACATAGAGATAGAGGATAACGGCCCCGGTATGACAGAAGCGCAGGTGGAGGAACTGCAGAACGGCACATTGAGATCGAGCAAGGGCAAGGGTTCGGGAATAGGATTTCAAAATGTCAGGGAGAGGATCCGTCTTTACTTCGGACAGCAGTACGGCCTTGATGTAGAAAGTGAGCCGGACGAGGGAACTACAGTGAGGATACGGCTGCCCGCAACGACCATAGATAAACTGGAAATAGGCAGGGGGGATTAAAGTGGACAGAAGGAAACGATATATATTGTTAGCCGCAGCCGCCGTCATGCTCTTCACTGCCTTTATCTTTGGCTGGAACAATTCCATCCGGAATGATGAAAACCATATATACCAGATATCATATATCTACAGAAACAGTTCCATAGAGGAGAGTCAGCAGGCTGTCAGGCAGGGGATCGAACAGGCAGCCAAAGATTATAAATGTGAAGTGACCGCAGTGGCATTTGAGCCGGCCATCAGCCCCACAGAGCAGCTGGAGCTTGTCAGCAGAGAGGTGAAAAACGGCGCGGACGCCGTACTCATTGAACCGTTAAACAGTGAGGAGGCTGCGGACGGGCTGGCGGGTGTACAGAAAAAAATACCTGTGATACAGGTGAATACATGGTTTGAGTCCGACGGGGGAAGCATGCCCTCTGTCCATATTGACAACTATAAAATGGGAAAAGAACTCGCGCAGAAGATCGTAAAAGATATGGGCGCGGCAAAACAAGTCCTGCTCGTAAAATCGGAGATGGAGTATACGGATGTATATGAGACATACCGCGGAGTAAAAGAATATCTGGAGCGCGCAGGCGTCGGCATAAAAGAGACGACTCTGAGCGCCAGGGAGGCCGGAGGGGCAGGGATGGTGCCCGGGGCGCTGAAAACGACAGATGCAGACGCGGTCGCCGTATTCGGGACAATGCAGCTGGAGTTGTGCGGTAAGTTAAAGAAAGAAAACACAGCATTATCTCATACAAAAATATATGGCTTCGGCAAATCAAACCAGATCATCTCTTATCTGGAGGAAGAGATGATACAGGCGATCGGAGTACCGAATGAATACAGCACGGGATATCTCGGCGTAATGAAGGCTGTCAGCGGCATAAAGGGAGATCGCCAGGAAGACAAAAACATAGACTATTCGATCATAGAGAGGGATAATATCTACACAACGAAGAACCAGAGACTTTTGTTTCCGTTTGTTCAGTAAAGGAAAAGGGCAAAAAGTATGAAAAGTTTGAGATTCACAATGGCGGGAGTGTGCCTTGCAGGGCTTTTGACGCTGACTGTTGCAGGGTGTGCACAAAACGCGGAACGTGATAAGAAAGATACGATCAAGATAGGGGTGGCTATTTACAGAGGAGACGACGTGTTTATCTCCTCGGTAAGTTCTTCGATGGAAGAGGCTGTGAAGGAAAAGGAAGAGGAGCTGGACCGGAAGATCATCGTCAATATCGCTGACGCCAAAAATAGCCAGGGAAGTCAGAACGATCAGGTGGACGATTTTATCAGTAAGGGGTATGATGTCATCTGTGTAAATATGGTAGACCGTACCGCGGCGGCAGTGATCGTAGATAAGGCGAAGGAAGCGGGCATTCCGATCATCTTTTTTAACCGGGAACCGGTGGAGGAGGATATGGGCATATGGGATCAGACATATTATGTCGGAACGGACGCAAAGGAAGCGGGAGAGCTGGAGGGCCAGATCGTAGCAGATGCCTTTAAGGCCGCGCCGGAGCAGATCGATAAGAACGGAGACGGGAAGCTGCAGTATGTGATGCTGGAGGGAGAACAGGTCCATCAGGATTCTCTCATACGGACAGAGTATTCAGTCAAGACAATCCTGAAGGAGGGGATTCCGACAGAGAAGCTGGCCAGCGGGACAGGCAACTGGATGCGCTCTCCGGCGTATGAGCTGATGCAGGAATGGATAAAAGAATATGGGGACAGGATAGAAGCTGTTATCAGCAATAATGATGAGATGGCGATGGGGGCAGTCGAGGCGCTGGAAGAAAACGGCATGACCGGGAGCAGCGGCCCGATCGTCGTAGGGATAGACGGGACGCGTGACGGACTGGAAAAGATCGTGAAGGGGGAAATGATAGGCACGGTGATGAATGTCGCGCAAAAACAGGCGGAATGTATGGTAGAGATAGCCTGTTACTGTGCACAGGATGAAAATCCAAAAGGACAGGTCGAGTATCTGAACGGCAGATATGTGCG
This is a stretch of genomic DNA from [Clostridium] hylemonae DSM 15053. It encodes these proteins:
- a CDS encoding substrate-binding domain-containing protein, whose amino-acid sequence is MDRRKRYILLAAAAVMLFTAFIFGWNNSIRNDENHIYQISYIYRNSSIEESQQAVRQGIEQAAKDYKCEVTAVAFEPAISPTEQLELVSREVKNGADAVLIEPLNSEEAADGLAGVQKKIPVIQVNTWFESDGGSMPSVHIDNYKMGKELAQKIVKDMGAAKQVLLVKSEMEYTDVYETYRGVKEYLERAGVGIKETTLSAREAGGAGMVPGALKTTDADAVAVFGTMQLELCGKLKKENTALSHTKIYGFGKSNQIISYLEEEMIQAIGVPNEYSTGYLGVMKAVSGIKGDRQEDKNIDYSIIERDNIYTTKNQRLLFPFVQ
- a CDS encoding galactose ABC transporter substrate-binding protein; this encodes MKSLRFTMAGVCLAGLLTLTVAGCAQNAERDKKDTIKIGVAIYRGDDVFISSVSSSMEEAVKEKEEELDRKIIVNIADAKNSQGSQNDQVDDFISKGYDVICVNMVDRTAAAVIVDKAKEAGIPIIFFNREPVEEDMGIWDQTYYVGTDAKEAGELEGQIVADAFKAAPEQIDKNGDGKLQYVMLEGEQVHQDSLIRTEYSVKTILKEGIPTEKLASGTGNWMRSPAYELMQEWIKEYGDRIEAVISNNDEMAMGAVEALEENGMTGSSGPIVVGIDGTRDGLEKIVKGEMIGTVMNVAQKQAECMVEIACYCAQDENPKGQVEYLNGRYVRIPHYIVTADNIDEVINDK
- a CDS encoding sensor histidine kinase, which produces MTDKIYKLFERVKSIYQKRSLQFILSISFTLVSVAVMIGVAAGFSQRFVKSTERLAISNNKNVLDQMNLNLDNYLHNMMSISNTLYYSIIKNVDFGKDSASYVGSQMKLLYEANATSLVSIAIFSDEGELIAAQPLSRTKQNVDPVTAEWFIRANKQIENVHFSTPHVENLFINSDNIYHWVVSLSRSVEMTKDGEIVHGVVLVNMNFTGIEQICKNVDLGESGYVYIVDRSGELIYHPKQQLIYGGITSENNKKAAQYSEGSHIETFQGKERQITVKTVGYTGWKIIGVSPTADITSQYMQNSQFIWIVALIGVIILVFVNMVISSRVANPIKQLERSVRKLERNNLNAKVKIGGTYEIRHLGKTLQSMADNMKKLMDDIVKGQEDKRKSEMSALQSQINPHFLYNTLDSIIWMIENERYEGAIDMVTALARLFRISLSKGKNIITVEQELQHAENYLIIQKVRYKNKFDYDISMEKNCAQCATIKLIIQPLIENSIYHGMEYMDGDGRIYIRAYRKEDTLYIEIEDNGPGMTEAQVEELQNGTLRSSKGKGSGIGFQNVRERIRLYFGQQYGLDVESEPDEGTTVRIRLPATTIDKLEIGRGD